One Drosophila santomea strain STO CAGO 1482 chromosome X, Prin_Dsan_1.1, whole genome shotgun sequence DNA segment encodes these proteins:
- the LOC120456388 gene encoding 39S ribosomal protein L16, mitochondrial, whose protein sequence is MLSLKTVSQLFKQTVASGNIAIVNTAGLKYFAPPIKYKNVEQPERPKLRIMERQPQLPPNIRPPKMQKRLRYMRGPEMVHNTLLHKQYAIVATGGGRLRWGHYEMMRLTIGRKMNVNTMFATWRIPAPWQPITKKGQGQRMGGGKGAIDHYVTPIKAGRVIVEIAGKCEFVEVKQFLQQVANQLPFQATVVSQEMLDEQSAAEEEHARQNENPFTMKYVIQNNLNGCHRWLSPVDHKWFGKHL, encoded by the exons ATGCTCTCACTAAAAACAGTCTCCCAGCTCTTTAAGCAAACCGTTGCGT CGGGCAACATAGCAATTGTCAACACAGCCGGTCTTAAGTATTTCGCCCCGCCCATCAAATACAAGA ATGTGGAGCAGCCGGAGAGACCCAAGCTGAGGATCATGGAACGCCAGCCTCAGCTGCCGCCAAACATCCGTCCGCCGAAGATGCAGAAACGCTTGCGATACATGCGCGGTCCGGAGATGGTGCACAACACCCTGCTCCACAAGCAGTACGCAATCGTGGCCACTGGCGGAGGGCGCTTACGCTGGGGTCACTACGAAATGATGCGTCTGACCATCGGACGCAAGATGAACGTCAACACTATGTTCGCCACATGGCGCATTCCCGCTCCCTGGCAGCCGATCACCAAGAAGGGCCAGGGCCAGCGGATGGGCGGCGGAAAGGGAGCCATCGACCACTACGTGACCCCCATCAAGGCCGGTCGCGTCATTGTCGAAATCGCCGGCAAGTGCGAGTTTGTTGAGGTCAAGCAGTTCCTGCAGCAGGTGGCCAACCAGCTGCCCTTCCAGGCCACCGTCGTTTCCCAGGAGATGCTCGACGAACAGAGCGCCGCCGAGGAGGAGCACGCTCGCCAGAATGAGAACCCATTTACCATGAAGTACGTAATCCAGAACAACCTCAACGGCTGCCACCGTTGGCTCTCGCCCGTGGACCACAAGTGGTTCGGCAAACACCTGTAG